A single Stigmatella aurantiaca DNA region contains:
- a CDS encoding phage holin family protein has protein sequence MNVGSEQTDRGISALVGRMADGFSRLVSQHLTLARMEMAEDAKAMGKDVARIAAFVPFILVGYLFVCGALAAVLARWLGVAGALVTVGVLNLIGGGIGIHRAISRLQGRQVMDDSAQELSRSVAALGGPGTQDTEASPAAASRPMLKETPHAQ, from the coding sequence ATGAACGTGGGCTCGGAACAGACGGACCGCGGCATTTCCGCGCTTGTCGGGCGGATGGCCGATGGGTTCAGCCGCCTGGTGTCCCAGCACCTCACGTTGGCGCGCATGGAGATGGCGGAGGATGCCAAGGCCATGGGCAAGGACGTGGCCCGCATCGCCGCGTTCGTGCCCTTCATCCTCGTGGGCTACCTCTTCGTCTGTGGCGCCCTCGCCGCGGTGCTTGCCCGGTGGTTGGGCGTGGCCGGGGCGCTGGTGACGGTGGGCGTCCTCAACCTCATTGGTGGGGGCATTGGCATTCACCGGGCCATCTCCCGTCTCCAGGGCCGGCAGGTCATGGATGACAGTGCCCAGGAACTCTCTCGCAGTGTGGCGGCGCTCGGTGGGCCCGGCACCCAGGACACCGAGGCCTCGCCCGCTGCGGCGTCTCGACCCATGTTGAAGGAAACTCCGCATGCCCAGTAA
- a CDS encoding DUF3618 domain-containing protein, which translates to MPSNGPPKTEPRSPEALRAEIERTRAELSTSVTALREEVAAAVDWREWVRTHPMAAVGAAFTLGFLLGQRR; encoded by the coding sequence ATGCCCAGTAATGGTCCTCCCAAGACCGAGCCTCGTAGCCCTGAAGCCCTGCGCGCCGAGATCGAGCGCACCCGGGCCGAACTGTCCACCTCCGTGACCGCGCTGCGCGAAGAGGTGGCCGCCGCCGTGGACTGGCGCGAGTGGGTGCGCACCCATCCGATGGCGGCCGTGGGCGCGGCCTTCACGCTTGGCTTCCTGCTCGGCCAGCGCCGCTGA